In Bacteroidota bacterium, the following proteins share a genomic window:
- a CDS encoding rod shape-determining protein MreD, with protein MINQIPVILFRLLLLLLVQVILFSNMNLSSLVIPYVFPLFVLLLPFETPRWLLMLLGFISGLTLDIFLGSTGMHAAAGVLIGYLRPFLINAITPKGTEFEISPNIYAQGVTWFVFYLGISMFLYLFFYFLVEAATFLNFFLQMLKIILSTVASVFFMLIFLFLFSARRKRRFV; from the coding sequence ATGATTAACCAGATTCCGGTCATACTCTTTCGGCTCCTGCTCTTGCTTTTGGTGCAGGTCATTCTTTTCAGCAACATGAATCTGAGTTCGCTGGTTATTCCTTATGTTTTCCCTTTGTTCGTTTTACTCTTGCCGTTTGAAACGCCTCGTTGGCTGCTAATGTTGTTGGGCTTTATATCCGGTTTGACGCTGGATATATTTCTGGGATCTACTGGCATGCACGCCGCTGCTGGAGTTTTAATAGGGTATCTGCGTCCTTTCCTAATTAATGCCATTACACCCAAAGGAACCGAATTCGAAATCAGCCCTAATATTTATGCTCAAGGCGTAACTTGGTTTGTGTTTTATCTCGGCATTTCAATGTTCCTGTACCTCTTCTTTTATTTTCTTGTAGAGGCCGCCACTTTTCTCAACTTTTTCCTACAAATGTTGAAAATTATTTTGAGCACTGTCGCTTCTGTTTTCTTTATGTTGATCTTCCTCTTTTTGTTTTCGGCAAGGAGGAAACGTCGTTTCGTTTAA
- the mrdA gene encoding penicillin-binding protein 2, which yields MFKTRYKIIQTIIVSFAVVFLLRLFYVQVIDTKYVTQARNNAIKELDIYPTRGLVYDRKGELVVYNEAIYDLMVIPRQSKGFDTARMCALLDLTKEDLDDRFVQMKKSRGYSSYKPNVFIKQISLKDYSRLQEYLYLFPGFYGQVRTIRKYPHRVAATILGDIGEVDDKQIDKSNGYYKPGDYVGKSGIEKVYEKELGGRRGKKFVFVDVHNREMGSFSNGEFDTLSVSGDNVVATLDILLQEYGEKLMQNKKGSIVAIEPSTGEILALVSSPGYDPNLLCGAVRGHNFKQLLSDTLLPLYSRPTLATYPPGSSFKPIVALIALNEGVQGVNYTVPCNGMYHFAGLSLHCSHHHPSATNIQYALQQSCNPYFWQTFRNTIENRNYPRIQDAYGKWVEYCKSFGLGVRTGVDLPSEVTGNIPSVKYFDKLYGETGWHSSTIISLGIGQGEVLTTPIQMANMYACIANQGYYITPHIVKKITDPLTGKDVTHKYEKHTASINKEHFEPVIEGLFQVVEMGTARAARVEGITMCGKTGTAQNPHGDHHSMFAGFAPKDNPKIAIAVVVENGGYGGVFAAPIASLMVEKYLNDTIQTKRLPIEKRMFESNLLHKYGVSINKSAQMSAEGDE from the coding sequence ATTTTTAAAACCCGGTATAAGATTATTCAAACCATCATCGTTTCATTTGCGGTGGTGTTTTTGTTGCGGCTGTTTTATGTCCAAGTGATTGACACAAAATATGTGACACAAGCACGCAACAATGCCATCAAGGAGTTGGACATTTATCCCACCCGTGGCTTGGTTTATGATCGTAAGGGGGAATTGGTGGTTTATAACGAAGCCATTTATGATTTGATGGTGATTCCTCGCCAGTCCAAAGGTTTTGACACTGCCAGAATGTGCGCACTACTTGATCTGACGAAGGAAGATTTGGATGATCGCTTTGTTCAAATGAAAAAATCAAGAGGATATTCTTCCTATAAACCAAACGTATTTATCAAACAAATTTCTTTGAAAGACTATTCGCGCCTGCAAGAATATCTTTATCTCTTTCCGGGTTTCTATGGGCAGGTTCGCACCATCCGTAAATACCCACACCGGGTAGCTGCTACTATTCTTGGCGACATTGGCGAAGTGGACGACAAACAGATTGACAAATCAAACGGCTATTATAAACCGGGAGATTACGTAGGGAAAAGCGGCATTGAAAAAGTTTATGAGAAAGAATTGGGCGGGCGACGCGGTAAAAAATTTGTTTTTGTAGATGTACACAACCGTGAAATGGGGAGTTTCAGTAACGGGGAGTTCGATACGCTTTCCGTTTCGGGTGACAATGTAGTGGCCACACTGGATATTCTATTACAGGAATATGGTGAAAAACTGATGCAGAATAAAAAGGGGAGCATCGTTGCCATTGAACCTTCCACTGGTGAAATACTAGCTCTAGTCAGCAGTCCGGGCTATGATCCGAATCTATTATGTGGCGCGGTGCGCGGTCATAATTTCAAACAACTTCTTTCCGATACTTTGCTGCCTTTATACTCCCGGCCAACCTTAGCCACCTATCCACCTGGCTCATCCTTCAAACCCATTGTTGCCCTAATCGCTTTGAACGAGGGCGTGCAAGGAGTCAATTATACGGTTCCATGTAATGGGATGTACCATTTTGCAGGATTGTCACTTCATTGTTCGCATCACCATCCTTCCGCAACGAATATCCAGTATGCACTGCAACAATCTTGTAATCCATACTTCTGGCAAACCTTTCGCAACACAATTGAAAACCGGAACTACCCTCGTATTCAGGATGCTTACGGAAAATGGGTGGAGTATTGCAAAAGTTTTGGGCTTGGTGTTAGAACCGGTGTAGACCTTCCCAGCGAAGTTACCGGCAATATTCCTTCAGTAAAGTATTTTGATAAACTCTATGGTGAAACCGGTTGGCATTCCTCTACCATTATCTCGTTGGGCATCGGCCAAGGAGAGGTGCTCACTACGCCTATTCAAATGGCAAACATGTATGCCTGTATTGCTAATCAGGGGTACTATATTACACCTCACATTGTCAAAAAGATTACCGACCCACTAACCGGAAAAGATGTAACCCACAAGTATGAAAAGCATACGGCTAGTATAAATAAAGAACACTTTGAGCCTGTGATTGAAGGGTTATTCCAAGTAGTGGAAATGGGTACCGCTAGAGCAGCTAGAGTAGAAGGTATCACTATGTGTGGCAAAACTGGTACAGCGCAAAACCCGCATGGCGATCATCACTCTATGTTTGCAGGGTTCGCCCCAAAAGACAATCCGAAAATCGCCATCGCCGTGGTGGTTGAAAACGGGGGCTATGGCGGAGTCTTTGCCGCTCCAATTGCCAGTTTAATGGTTGAAAAATATTTGAACGATACGATTCAAACCAAAAGGCTACCGATAGAAAAGAGAATGTTTGAATCAAATCTATTGCATAAATACGGAGTGAGTATTAATAAATCGGCACAAATGAGTGCCGAAGGCGATGAATAG
- the rodA gene encoding rod shape-determining protein RodA, with protein sequence MIKRKQESFTGKIDWITVLLYFALVLIGWLTIYSAVYSDETRNIFSSTTNSGKQLQWMIASIIIAAAILIVDSRFYVTFSYPVYVLILLLVVAVMFIGVEVKGQRNWIRFGGFQLQPSELAKFAVSLALAKYFSNLNVDMRKWRDKWKVFALIGIPMVIVLVQGDAGFAVVFVALALVLFREGLESYFLIVGASVVVLSLLALLFSPYIIGGILSVLAAILIYNFFKKRKVVWTILAIWVLSTAYIFSVNFAFNKILKPHQKDRINVLLGKEVEEGRDWNIRQSIIAIGSGGFIGKGYLNGTQTKLKFVPEQSTDFIFSSIGEEFGFVGSTALILIYLALFFRLLFMAERQRSRYSRVYGYCVASILFFHFLINIGMTIGVAPVIGIPLPFISYGGSSLLSFTVLLFVFIRLDTQRFEMMR encoded by the coding sequence ATGATAAAGCGCAAACAGGAGTCATTTACAGGGAAGATAGATTGGATAACGGTCCTGCTATATTTTGCGTTGGTGTTGATTGGTTGGCTGACTATCTATTCAGCTGTTTACAGCGATGAGACCAGAAACATTTTCAGTTCAACTACCAACAGCGGAAAGCAATTGCAGTGGATGATTGCCTCTATAATTATTGCGGCGGCCATTCTCATAGTGGACTCGCGTTTCTACGTCACGTTTTCCTATCCGGTATATGTATTGATCTTGTTGTTAGTAGTGGCGGTGATGTTCATAGGGGTTGAAGTGAAGGGACAACGAAACTGGATACGTTTCGGAGGATTTCAATTGCAACCCTCTGAGTTGGCTAAGTTTGCGGTGAGTTTGGCTTTGGCCAAGTATTTTTCCAACCTGAACGTTGATATGCGGAAATGGCGCGACAAATGGAAGGTCTTTGCGCTTATTGGCATTCCAATGGTAATTGTATTGGTGCAGGGAGATGCAGGCTTCGCAGTTGTATTTGTTGCCCTGGCACTCGTCTTATTTCGTGAGGGATTGGAATCCTATTTTCTTATAGTTGGCGCATCGGTGGTGGTTTTGTCGTTGCTAGCTCTGTTGTTCAGCCCCTATATCATCGGCGGCATATTATCTGTACTTGCTGCTATCTTGATTTACAATTTCTTTAAAAAACGAAAAGTGGTATGGACCATTTTAGCAATTTGGGTTCTCTCTACCGCCTATATTTTTTCCGTAAACTTTGCCTTCAATAAAATTTTGAAGCCACACCAGAAAGATCGCATTAATGTATTGCTTGGGAAAGAAGTAGAAGAAGGCCGAGACTGGAATATCCGTCAGTCCATTATTGCCATTGGCTCCGGTGGATTCATCGGGAAAGGCTACCTGAACGGCACACAAACAAAATTGAAATTTGTTCCGGAACAAAGTACCGATTTCATTTTTAGTTCTATCGGTGAGGAATTTGGGTTTGTTGGAAGCACAGCTTTAATCCTGATATATCTCGCCTTGTTTTTCAGATTGCTGTTTATGGCAGAACGACAGCGCTCGCGCTACAGTAGAGTCTATGGTTATTGTGTAGCCAGTATTTTGTTTTTTCATTTTCTAATCAACATTGGAATGACTATCGGTGTTGCTCCGGTCATCGGCATCCCCTTACCCTTTATCAGTTATGGCGGATCGTCTCTGCTTTCCTTCACCGTGCTGCTCTTTGTTTTCATCCGTCTGGATACACAGCGCTTTGAAATGATGCGTTAG
- a CDS encoding DNA-3-methyladenine glycosylase I, which yields MVTKKKISVPKKSKSKSVKEKYAGPNDGKIRCGWCLSNPIYVKYHDEEWGRPVHDDTLLFEFLVLEIFQAGLSWLTILKKRENFRKAFAQFDAKKVSKYDEKKYESLMQDAGIIRNQLKIRAAINNARRFLEIQKEFGSFDKYVWSFTGGKTLVNQHKTLKDLPPKTEISDQMSADMGKRGFKFRGATICYAFMQAVGIVNDHLMDCDEKKIR from the coding sequence ATGGTAACTAAAAAGAAAATATCCGTACCCAAAAAATCAAAGTCTAAATCGGTAAAGGAAAAGTATGCAGGACCGAATGATGGGAAAATCCGTTGCGGCTGGTGTCTCAGCAATCCGATTTATGTAAAATATCACGATGAGGAATGGGGCAGACCGGTGCATGATGACACCTTGCTGTTTGAATTTTTAGTGTTGGAAATCTTTCAGGCGGGATTAAGTTGGTTGACAATTTTGAAAAAAAGAGAGAACTTTCGCAAAGCCTTTGCGCAATTTGACGCTAAGAAAGTATCCAAGTATGATGAGAAAAAATACGAGTCTCTGATGCAGGATGCGGGCATCATCCGCAATCAATTGAAGATACGCGCCGCCATCAACAACGCACGGCGCTTTCTCGAAATTCAAAAAGAGTTTGGTTCCTTTGACAAGTATGTTTGGAGCTTTACCGGTGGTAAAACCTTAGTGAACCAACATAAAACTTTAAAAGACCTTCCCCCTAAAACAGAAATCAGCGACCAGATGAGTGCTGATATGGGTAAACGCGGTTTCAAATTCCGAGGCGCAACTATTTGCTATGCTTTTATGCAGGCAGTAGGAATCGTGAACGACCACCTGATGGATTGTGATGAGAAAAAAATAAGGTAG
- the carB gene encoding carbamoyl-phosphate synthase large subunit: MPRDTSIKHTLIIGSGPIIIGQACEFDYAGSQAARSLRDEGIEVSLLNNNPATIMTDPVVADNVYLQPISIDSIVKILEEQKQRGHTIDSVLPTMGGQTALNLCMEAYELGIWEKFNVRVLGADFKAIETTENREAFRKFMVQLGIMVAPSFVANSFLEGKEAAQKIGFPLVVRPSYTLGGTGGSFVHTKEEFDEKLQRGLAASPTHEVLIEKAVLGWKEYELEVMRDMNDNFVVICTVENFDPMGIHTGDSITVAPAMTLSDTAYQRMREYAKRMIKEIGTFAGGCNVQFAIDPMTEDIISVEMNPRVSRSSALASKATGYPIAKIAAKLAIGYTLDELKNQITKTTSAFFEPALDYVIVKIPRWNFDKFAGCDDTLGLQMKAVGEVMGIGRSFQEALQKACQSLENNRIGLGADGKTWVSTENMLEGIKVASWDRLFRIYDALKLGVPMKSIQEITKIDPWFLNQIMELVDTEKVTRKKELKDIGHDEMMDLKQKGYSDLQIAWLTKTTEDEVYNYRSKELGIRRVYKLVDTCAAEFEAKTPYYYSSFETKSLGVELASNESTVSTKKKIIVLGSGPNRIGQGIEFDYCCVHGVLAIKEAGYEAIMMNCNPETVSTDPDIADKLYFEPVFWEHLRELIEHEKPEGVVVQLGGQTALKLSKNLQDNGIKIIGSSFDAMDIAEDRERFSDMLKQLNIPYPNYGAAKDAEQALEVAHRIGYPVLVRPSYVLGGQRMRIVIDDEELTQSVIKILKFFPDNNILIDHFLDRAEEAEVDAIFDGDQVEIMGIMEHIEPAGIHSGDSNAVLPPYNLSENVIAQMREYTEKIARALDIRGLINIQFAIKDEKVYVIEANPRASRTTPFICKAYNIPYLNYATKVMLGVNKLKDFKYFKRLVGFAIKEPVFSFDKFPGVSRELGPEMKSTGESILFIKDLYDPYFRDLYKKKSMMLSR, encoded by the coding sequence ATGCCACGCGACACTTCCATTAAACACACCCTCATTATCGGCTCCGGCCCCATCATTATTGGCCAAGCCTGCGAATTTGATTACGCCGGCAGTCAGGCTGCTCGCTCCCTCCGCGATGAAGGAATCGAGGTCAGCCTCCTCAACAACAACCCCGCCACCATCATGACTGACCCCGTGGTGGCCGATAACGTTTACCTCCAACCTATTTCCATTGATAGCATTGTAAAGATTCTCGAAGAACAAAAACAGAGAGGCCACACCATTGACTCTGTCCTGCCTACCATGGGCGGACAAACAGCCTTGAACCTCTGTATGGAAGCCTACGAATTGGGTATCTGGGAAAAATTCAATGTGCGCGTTCTCGGTGCCGATTTCAAAGCCATTGAAACTACGGAGAACAGAGAAGCCTTCAGAAAATTTATGGTGCAGTTGGGAATTATGGTGGCACCATCTTTTGTTGCCAATTCATTTTTAGAAGGAAAGGAGGCCGCTCAAAAAATTGGCTTCCCTTTAGTCGTTCGTCCATCTTATACACTGGGTGGAACCGGTGGTTCCTTTGTCCATACCAAAGAAGAATTTGACGAAAAATTGCAACGTGGACTGGCGGCCTCTCCCACCCACGAAGTATTGATTGAAAAGGCAGTACTCGGTTGGAAAGAATATGAACTGGAAGTGATGCGCGACATGAACGACAACTTCGTCGTCATCTGTACCGTCGAGAATTTTGACCCGATGGGAATTCATACCGGCGATTCCATCACCGTAGCGCCTGCTATGACTTTGAGCGATACGGCCTACCAGCGCATGCGCGAATACGCCAAGCGGATGATTAAAGAGATAGGAACTTTCGCCGGAGGATGTAATGTGCAATTTGCGATTGACCCGATGACAGAAGATATTATCTCCGTAGAAATGAACCCGCGCGTGTCGCGTTCATCTGCACTAGCTTCCAAAGCCACCGGATACCCCATTGCGAAGATTGCTGCCAAACTGGCGATAGGCTATACGCTGGATGAATTAAAAAATCAAATCACCAAAACTACTTCTGCCTTCTTTGAACCGGCGCTCGATTATGTGATTGTGAAAATACCACGTTGGAATTTTGACAAGTTCGCCGGTTGCGACGACACACTCGGCTTGCAGATGAAAGCCGTGGGCGAAGTGATGGGTATTGGCAGAAGTTTTCAGGAAGCCTTGCAAAAGGCTTGTCAGTCATTAGAGAATAACCGGATTGGTTTAGGTGCCGACGGCAAAACCTGGGTCAGCACGGAGAATATGTTGGAAGGCATCAAGGTAGCATCTTGGGATAGACTTTTCAGAATCTATGATGCACTCAAGTTGGGTGTTCCCATGAAATCTATTCAAGAAATCACCAAGATTGATCCTTGGTTCCTAAATCAAATAATGGAATTGGTGGACACAGAAAAAGTCACCCGGAAAAAAGAATTGAAAGATATTGGCCACGATGAAATGATGGATCTCAAGCAAAAAGGATATTCCGATTTGCAAATCGCCTGGCTGACAAAAACAACGGAAGATGAAGTTTATAATTATCGCAGCAAAGAATTAGGCATTCGTCGGGTTTATAAATTAGTAGACACCTGTGCCGCCGAATTTGAAGCAAAAACGCCCTATTACTACTCTTCCTTTGAGACGAAATCTCTTGGAGTTGAATTGGCCTCAAATGAATCAACGGTTTCAACAAAAAAGAAAATCATTGTACTTGGCTCTGGCCCTAATCGTATTGGTCAGGGAATTGAATTTGACTATTGCTGTGTTCATGGTGTTTTGGCAATCAAAGAGGCTGGCTATGAAGCCATCATGATGAACTGCAACCCCGAGACAGTTTCTACCGATCCTGATATTGCAGACAAGCTTTATTTTGAACCGGTGTTCTGGGAACATCTCCGCGAACTCATCGAACATGAAAAGCCCGAAGGAGTAGTAGTACAGTTAGGCGGACAAACGGCGCTCAAACTTTCTAAAAATTTACAAGACAATGGCATTAAAATCATCGGCTCCAGCTTTGATGCCATGGATATTGCAGAAGACCGCGAGCGGTTCAGCGATATGTTGAAACAACTGAACATTCCCTATCCAAACTACGGAGCAGCTAAGGATGCGGAACAGGCACTCGAAGTCGCTCACCGCATCGGCTATCCGGTACTGGTCAGGCCTTCTTATGTATTAGGCGGACAGCGAATGCGCATCGTGATTGACGATGAGGAACTGACACAAAGCGTCATCAAAATTCTCAAATTTTTCCCCGACAACAACATCCTGATTGACCACTTTCTCGACCGCGCCGAAGAGGCAGAAGTAGATGCCATTTTCGATGGTGATCAGGTTGAAATCATGGGAATCATGGAACATATCGAGCCGGCAGGTATCCATAGTGGCGACTCGAATGCTGTGCTGCCTCCCTACAATCTTTCAGAAAATGTAATCGCGCAAATGCGTGAGTACACGGAGAAGATTGCCCGAGCACTTGACATTCGCGGACTCATCAACATCCAGTTTGCGATTAAAGATGAAAAGGTGTACGTTATCGAAGCAAACCCACGAGCAAGTCGTACGACACCATTTATTTGCAAAGCATACAATATCCCTTATCTCAATTACGCTACCAAGGTGATGTTGGGAGTGAACAAACTCAAAGACTTTAAATACTTCAAACGACTGGTAGGGTTTGCTATCAAAGAACCGGTATTCAGTTTTGATAAATTTCCGGGTGTCTCTCGCGAGTTGGGCCCTGAAATGAAATCAACCGGAGAATCCATTCTGTTCATCAAAGACCTCTACGATCCATACTTCCGAGATCTGTATAAGAAGAAGAGTATGATGTTGAGCAGGTAG
- a CDS encoding GIY-YIG nuclease family protein, translating into MFTVYVLQSIHHDKLYTGFTENIDRRMSEHNTGKSKFTSAFRPWKIIYTEQVNTREGARKLEKYYKTAAGKRRLKHLIVGGSLPD; encoded by the coding sequence ATGTTCACGGTCTATGTTCTTCAATCCATTCATCATGATAAACTATACACCGGATTTACAGAAAACATAGACAGACGCATGTCAGAGCATAATACAGGCAAATCAAAATTCACTTCGGCTTTTCGACCTTGGAAAATTATTTATACGGAACAGGTTAACACAAGAGAAGGAGCGAGAAAACTGGAGAAATACTATAAAACTGCAGCCGGAAAACGACGCCTCAAACACCTGATTGTCGGGGGTTCCCTGCCCGACTGA
- a CDS encoding 3-hydroxybutyryl-CoA dehydrogenase, translated as MTLQINKVGIAGAGTMGAGIAQVFAQAHLEVILFDVNVPQLDKAKSAIQKSLDYAVSKNKISATDKDHALSKITFSPDINSLKADLIIEAIVEKLEVKQQLFQTLAPINSPQTILATNTSSISITKIAKDIPNPQRILGMHFFNPAHLMKLVEIISGAETSLETLSIIKELAARIGKVGVVCNDSPGFIVNRVARHYYVESLRLLEEGVATIENIDALMESAGFKMGPFKLMDVIGNDINFAVTSSLYESFYQDPKFRPSRIQQQKLDAGHLGKKSGKGFYDYS; from the coding sequence ATGACTCTCCAAATAAATAAAGTCGGGATTGCAGGTGCAGGAACTATGGGTGCGGGCATCGCCCAAGTATTCGCCCAAGCTCACCTTGAGGTAATTCTATTCGATGTAAATGTTCCTCAATTGGACAAAGCAAAATCTGCCATCCAAAAAAGTCTCGACTATGCCGTTTCCAAAAACAAAATCAGCGCCACAGATAAAGACCATGCACTATCCAAAATCACCTTCTCCCCAGATATAAATTCCCTTAAAGCAGATTTAATCATCGAGGCCATCGTAGAAAAACTGGAAGTAAAACAACAACTGTTTCAAACCCTTGCCCCAATCAATTCCCCCCAAACCATTTTGGCCACCAACACCTCCTCTATTTCCATCACCAAAATAGCCAAAGACATTCCCAATCCGCAACGAATACTGGGCATGCACTTTTTCAACCCAGCTCACTTGATGAAACTGGTCGAGATAATCAGCGGTGCCGAAACATCCCTCGAAACCCTTTCCATCATAAAAGAACTAGCTGCCAGAATCGGAAAAGTAGGCGTGGTCTGCAACGACTCGCCCGGCTTCATCGTCAACCGCGTGGCCCGTCATTACTACGTAGAGAGCCTGCGATTATTAGAAGAAGGCGTAGCCACCATAGAAAACATAGATGCCCTCATGGAATCTGCCGGTTTCAAAATGGGCCCCTTCAAACTCATGGACGTGATTGGAAACGATATAAACTTTGCCGTCACCTCCTCCCTATACGAATCCTTTTATCAAGACCCCAAATTCCGCCCATCGCGCATTCAGCAACAAAAACTAGATGCCGGACACCTCGGAAAGAAATCAGGCAAAGGATTTTACGATTACAGTTGA
- a CDS encoding insulinase family protein, translating to MIKFEEFVLKNGLKVIVHEDPTTSMAVVNVLYKVGSRDETPEQTGFAHLFEHFMFEGSVNIPEFDTPLQNAGGENNAFTSNDITNYYDIFPAQNLETTFWLESDRMLSLAFDESSLETQKNVVMEEFKEHYINQPYGDIWHKMCELAYKVHPYKWPVIGKDLSHIEQVRMPSAKDFFFKYYRPNNATMVVAGNVKAKEVQKLAEKWFGEIPASGKIERNIPKEPLQTEARVLEVKADVPVDALYIAYPMCARNHPDYHATDLLRDILSSGDSSRLYRSLVKELKLFSSITAYTTEMLDEGLLMIEGKLSKGVSMDEADKAVTDMLLEMATEKISEEELEKVKNKIEAYQTFGEVNIINRAMNLAYFDMLGNAADINNEIEKYSAVSAEKIRSIAAKIFRKENSNTIKYFAQNKQAN from the coding sequence ATGATAAAGTTTGAAGAGTTTGTATTGAAAAACGGGCTGAAGGTGATTGTTCATGAAGACCCTACCACGTCTATGGCTGTGGTGAACGTTCTATATAAAGTAGGTTCGAGAGATGAAACCCCGGAGCAAACCGGTTTCGCACATTTGTTTGAGCATTTTATGTTTGAAGGCTCGGTAAATATTCCCGAATTCGATACCCCTTTGCAAAACGCAGGTGGCGAGAACAATGCTTTTACTTCGAACGACATCACGAATTATTACGACATCTTTCCGGCACAAAATCTGGAAACGACGTTTTGGTTAGAAAGCGATCGGATGCTTTCGCTGGCTTTTGATGAAAGCAGCCTGGAAACGCAGAAGAATGTGGTGATGGAAGAGTTTAAGGAGCATTATATCAACCAGCCTTATGGAGATATTTGGCATAAGATGTGTGAGTTGGCTTATAAAGTTCATCCTTATAAATGGCCGGTGATTGGGAAAGATTTATCGCACATCGAACAGGTGAGGATGCCATCGGCTAAAGATTTTTTCTTCAAATATTATCGTCCAAACAATGCGACGATGGTGGTAGCCGGAAATGTGAAGGCGAAGGAAGTTCAAAAGCTGGCAGAAAAATGGTTTGGAGAAATTCCGGCTTCCGGGAAAATTGAACGCAATATTCCAAAGGAGCCTTTGCAAACAGAGGCAAGGGTATTGGAAGTGAAGGCAGATGTACCGGTAGATGCTCTTTATATAGCTTACCCGATGTGTGCGCGCAATCACCCGGATTATCACGCGACGGATTTGCTCAGAGATATTTTGAGCAGTGGAGATTCTTCAAGACTCTATCGCAGTTTGGTGAAGGAGTTGAAGTTGTTTAGCAGCATCACTGCCTACACTACAGAAATGTTAGATGAAGGACTGTTGATGATAGAAGGCAAATTGAGCAAAGGAGTTTCTATGGATGAGGCAGACAAGGCGGTGACGGATATGTTGCTTGAAATGGCTACAGAGAAAATTTCGGAGGAAGAATTGGAGAAAGTAAAAAATAAAATCGAGGCCTATCAAACCTTCGGAGAAGTGAATATTATCAATCGGGCGATGAACCTCGCCTATTTTGATATGCTCGGAAATGCCGCGGACATTAATAATGAAATCGAAAAGTATTCGGCAGTTTCTGCCGAGAAAATCCGTTCCATTGCTGCGAAGATCTTTCGAAAAGAGAATAGCAACACCATCAAATATTTTGCGCAAAACAAACAGGCCAATTGA
- a CDS encoding insulinase family protein, with protein MNRSIAPPIDTIDTITLPEIKQVKLDNKVPVYLLNEGDQDVIKVELMFRAGKWYEPKNLMADIISRMLREGTTKHNAKQIADSFDYYGASFNTGAGFETAGASLYSLTKHIDKLLPLAFETFSESNFPEHELVTIVANKKQKLRVELEKNDFIANRNFVQALYGSTHPYGRITEFSDFEQITTDDLKAFYKKYYTGSNLTIIVSGKFDDKIIKGLNQYFGNNDWVGERGLPILDYPIEASETLVHHTDKADSVQSAVVVGNLSINKTHPDFLKLSIMNTVFGGYFGSRLMKNIREERGFTYGIYSSLASYPHGAFIEIASEVGKEVREATLNEIEHEINLLRTELVGEEELSVVKNYMSGKILRSIDGPIKFSETLKNLIIYGQDTSYIHQYLRAVREITAEQIMETANKYLDYDKMYKVTVG; from the coding sequence ATGAACAGAAGTATAGCACCGCCGATAGATACGATTGATACTATCACCCTTCCTGAAATAAAACAAGTAAAGTTAGACAACAAAGTCCCTGTTTACCTGCTGAACGAAGGCGACCAGGATGTAATTAAAGTAGAGCTGATGTTCCGCGCAGGGAAATGGTATGAACCTAAGAATTTGATGGCGGATATTATCAGTCGGATGTTGCGTGAAGGAACAACGAAGCATAACGCAAAGCAGATTGCAGATTCCTTTGATTATTACGGTGCTAGTTTTAATACCGGCGCGGGCTTTGAAACGGCAGGGGCTTCACTTTATAGTTTGACGAAGCATATTGACAAACTCTTGCCTCTTGCTTTTGAAACATTCAGCGAATCCAATTTTCCTGAACATGAATTGGTCACAATCGTTGCAAATAAGAAACAGAAACTGCGAGTGGAATTAGAAAAAAATGATTTCATCGCGAACCGAAATTTTGTTCAGGCACTGTATGGAAGCACACATCCCTATGGGCGGATAACCGAGTTTTCAGACTTTGAGCAGATTACCACCGATGATTTAAAGGCTTTCTATAAAAAATATTACACCGGTTCCAATCTGACCATTATAGTATCGGGAAAGTTTGACGACAAGATTATCAAGGGACTCAATCAATATTTTGGTAACAACGATTGGGTAGGTGAAAGAGGATTGCCTATTCTGGATTATCCGATTGAAGCATCGGAAACCTTGGTTCATCACACCGACAAAGCAGACTCTGTTCAAAGTGCGGTGGTTGTCGGAAATTTAAGCATCAACAAAACGCATCCCGACTTTCTGAAGCTATCTATTATGAATACGGTTTTCGGAGGATATTTTGGTTCGCGATTGATGAAAAACATTCGGGAAGAAAGGGGCTTTACTTATGGCATCTACTCTTCACTGGCATCCTATCCGCACGGTGCTTTTATTGAAATTGCTTCTGAAGTGGGCAAAGAAGTTCGTGAAGCGACTTTAAATGAAATCGAACACGAAATCAATCTCTTGCGCACTGAATTAGTAGGCGAAGAAGAACTGTCTGTAGTGAAAAATTATATGAGCGGAAAGATTCTCCGCAGTATTGACGGGCCGATTAAATTTTCGGAAACACTCAAGAACCTGATTATTTATGGTCAGGACACCTCTTATATTCATCAGTATTTGAGAGCCGTCAGAGAAATTACGGCTGAACAGATTATGGAGACTGCCAATAAATATCTAGACTACGACAAGATGTATAAGGTAACGGTGGGCTAA